A stretch of the Aspergillus puulaauensis MK2 DNA, chromosome 6, nearly complete sequence genome encodes the following:
- a CDS encoding uncharacterized protein (COG:S;~EggNog:ENOG410Q1FR;~TransMembrane:4 (i21-42o54-76i97-120o140-161i)) — MSYRTMSPKGGGAWTKVMIFVSLYVLLLESLIEWAVVLYLYGNKSVDSKMAPSLIFSLVASFFTVPLVVLHSFLAWQYNRVAGYMSQKATLHTACTYVLRLTTLIWLGSSVAGLVVVSQQAYCLPDSAGGSFWNVGVSCALHRAVVIVSVLSFITVCLYFCSRELCQRPYDVSLLGVYHHQHSRSRDGSVLSGSTLQSEKSLKRDILCVCRHPDITYGRAPYITPSDHSEESGSIPSIQQPMPIRPTSFLSGFGPDPDGEAGYLTGTTDTPGTLSDSFHNSVSRTPSTATVQTNFQAHNQILSELPGATVQQHSNHTKNQSSLSSLRRFLPKSLPISVPLSSDPQIRALAETNAQVDVEKQEPQNKEPAVEKSEPSEPPAELPQQPEKNEQPFPQFPQNTESSTSTASFPRSTTTNSAGAPEVVTPAPLKIRRSHTTQTAPLPLNSNPVPGNWANILDHTHPKPLRINTMHNPRRQGQFDPHHMPRYTQSQRFPPGRNFYSRRNQSKVPGVAYQQPGPRRPRSTIGNVSIASVSGHLDCIRESGASIDELPADNMRIPGAILTMS, encoded by the exons ATGTCGTACCGAACTATGTCGCCTAAGGGAGGAGGGGCCTGGACGAAAGTTATGATATTTGTCTCTTTATACGTCCTTCTACTCGAATCCCTTATCGAATGGGCGGTTGTGCTCTATCTGTACGGCAACAAGTCAGTAGACTCGAAGATGGCACCGAGTCTGATATTCTCGCTTGTGGCG TCGTTCTTTACGGTGCCTCTTGTAGTCCTACACAGTTTCCTCGCGTGGCAGTATAACAGGGTTGCTGGATATATGAGCCAGAAGGCAACGCTGCATACAGCGTGCACCTACGTCCTGCGCTTAACAACCCTAATCTGGCTAGGATCCAGCGTGGcgggcttggtggtggtctcgCAACAGGCATATTGCCTCCCTGATTCTGCTGGCGGTAGCTTTTGGAATGTTGGCGTCAGCTGTGCTCTCCATCGAGCCGTGGTCATTGTTTCAGTCTTGTCATT CATCACTGTTTGTCTCTACTTCTGCTCCAGAGAGCTCTGCCAGCGTCCTTATGACGTTTCGTTGCTTGGTGTTTACCATCACCAGCATTCAAGAAGCCGAGATGGCAGTGTTCTTTCAGGTTCCACTCTACAAAGCGAAAAGAGCCTGAAGCGCGACATCCTATGTGTCTGCCGCCATCCCGATATTACGTACGGCCGGGCTCCATATATAACACCAAGTGATCACAGTGAAGAATCGGGAAGCATTCCCAGCATACAACAACCTATGCCGATACGTCCAACGTCTTTTCTATCCGGCTTCGGTCCAGACCCAGATGGCGAAGCGGGATACTTGACAGGAACAACTGACACTCCTGGCACGCTCTCTGACTCTTTCCACAACAGCGTCTCTCGTACACCCTCTACTGCGACTGTGCAGACCAACTTTCAAGCTCACAATCAAATACTTTCTGAGTTGCCCGGCGCAACGGTGCAGCAACATTCAAACCATACGAAAAACCAGTCTTCATTGTCCTCCCTTCGCCGATTCCTGCCAAAATCCCTCCCCATATCGGTGCCCTTGTCATCAGATCCTCAAATACGTGCACTCGCTGAGACAAACGCCCAGGTGGACGTCGAGAAGCAGGAGCCTCAGAACAAAGAACCTGCTGTAGAAAAGTCCGAGCCGTCAGAGCCTCCAGCAGAGTTACCACAGCAGCCCGAAAAGAACGAGCAGCCGTTCCCTCAATTTCCCCAAAACACTGAATCAAGCACATCCACCGCTTCCTTTCCAAGGTCAACGACAACAAATTCCGCAGGCGCCCCCGAAGTCGTCACACCTGCACCTCTCAAAATCCGCAGATCCCACACCACACAAACcgctcctctccctctcaaTTCCAACCCCGTCCCCGGCAACTGGGCCAATATCCTTGACCACACCCATCCAAAGCCACTGCGCATCAACACAATGCACAATCCACGACGACAGGGCCAGTTCGACCCCCATCACATGCCGCGCTATACCCAAAGCCAGCGCTTCCCTCCAGGCCGGAACTTCTACAGCCGTCGAAACCAATCAAAGGTCCCCGGTGTTGCATACCAACAGCCCGGCCCGCGGCGGCCACGCAGTACCATTGGCAATGTGAGCATCGCTTCAGTATCGGGTCATCTTGATTGTATTCGAGAGTCCGGCGCGTCGATTGATGAATTGCCGGCAGATAACATGAGAATACCCGGTG CCATCCTAACCATGTCCTAG
- a CDS encoding putative spindle pole body associated protein SnaD (COG:S;~EggNog:ENOG410PV81) produces the protein MADTTTHDTVGASTMAAPYFSPSSPSPSDHPPIDSPDRLPSPVSSPGARSPSGSPPSTREASLERAARELDARLAQYTVDFSQFPSGHGPDDAIDEQPEIEEEADRLSAVGGPEDFTANLERYLLGEEDSVDQDIHDEDKDQEQPQEALDSEPELPQSQEYEQPVRSSTAQSQQPAVEDEAELGEYSEFGPPVDMSTPSHLLRRNVAPTREVTHLEDIEEDPNDDPSLVATPTARKPKSPTNKDVKQADEDLRRQISELTQAVKDRDDQLEKNRKRVLEAASAGEEIKHLRAELQRKSVLLEELQEGHTDRTGSRRSSVNTSEFNTLQKQIADMQRDMQTHNSNAGIDAERLETIAMLRQQLSMTQEQLRKRDATLDETIAKLKEVTAAKELQLHEKNAEIDRLRGQVDSQRVEMDKLEMDVSRTHREYRVLEDQMVLLETKNRPLEEKNSTLEADLTRAQSQVTAQETALKAMAADLPTDTPGGTYSEILELIKDLGPPNTSRPAKPRDSGDQELELIFEELAKLRTESSERATTNKTLEAQLSRAHDQAAESQLLIQSVEAENTRLTKQTEELKSTFDQTHDDLNRLRTQYSEAVETIERLQETRQTQTRPQAQSQQPSPPATPHTNSNLDATHKAQIANLKTAHSTAISTLRSAHADSTRKLRAHLAASEKREADLRAELAQDQTRPQSQHSNEDKENSHKDEIDSLRTEIKRLHGIIASKDETAAAMDLRIAKSVEKREREWERRVELLLKERERMGKALLWSWGEKENPRDKDSKSRGGSKPTTSGENDKENVDEDGKRRQPYRYKYVKRT, from the coding sequence ATGGCCGATACAACAACCCACGATACCGTCGGCGCATCAACCATGGCCGCTCCGTatttctccccttcctcgccgtcaccGTCTGATCATCCCCCAATCGACTCGCCCGACCGTCTTCCAAGCCCAGTCAGTAGTCCGGGGGCCCGATCACCGTCTGGATCACCGCCTTCCACCCGTGAAGCTTCTCTCGAGCGTGCGGCCCGGGAGCTTGATGCGCGTCTCGCTCAATACACCGTCGATTTCAGCCAGTTCCCCAGTGGACACGGACCCGATGACGCTATAGATGAACAACCagagatcgaggaggaagcagatCGGCTATCAGCTGTCGGTGGGCCCGAGGATTTTACTGCCAATCTGGAACGCTATCTACTTGGGGAGGAGGACTCGGTAGACCAGGACATTCACGACGAGGACAAGGACCAGGAACAACCCCAGGAAGCGTTAGATAGCGAGCCAGAGCTGCCTCAATCCCAGGAATATGAGCAACCAGTCCGATCAAGTACGGCCCAGTCGCAACAACCGGCAGTGGAAGATGAGGCAGAGCTTGGCGAGTACAGCGAATTTGGGCCTCCGGTCGACATGTCTACTCCGTCGCATCTGCTGCGCCGCAATGTGGCCCCTACCCGAGAAGTGACGCACCTCGAAGATATCGAAGAAGATCCGAATGATGACCCGAGTCTGGTAGCAACGCCAACTGCTCGTAAGCCGAAGTCACCAACCAACAAAGATGTGAAACAGGCGGACGAGGACCTACGGCGGCAAATTTCCGAGTTGACGCAGGCCGTTAAAGACCGTGATGATCAACTAGAGAAAAATCGAAAGCGCGTTCTTGAAGCGGCCTCCGCCGGGGAAGAGATCAAGCACCTGCGGGCCGAGCTGCAGAGAAAGAGTGTCCTCCTAGAAGAGCTTCAAGAAGGCCACACAGACAGGACCGGATCGCGGAGATCCTCTGTCAACACATCCGAGTTCAATACCCTTCAGAAACAGATCGCTGACATGCAAAGAGACATGCAAACACACAACTCCAATGCAGGCATTGATGCCGAGCGACTAGAGACAATCGCGATGCTGCGTCAACAGTTATCGATGACTCAGGAGCAATTAAGAAAGCGGGATGCGACTCTCGACGAGACTATTGCGAAACTGAAAGAGGTCACTGCAGCTAAagagcttcagcttcacgAAAAGAATGCAGAGATTGACAGGCTCCGTGGCCAAGTCGACTCCCAGCGTGTGGAAATGGACAAGCTCGAGATGGACGTCTCGCGCACTCACCGGGAATATCGGGTTCTTGAAGATCAAATGGTCTTGCTCGAAACCAAGAATCGCCCATTAGAGGAGAAAAACAGCACTCTTGAGGCCGACTTGACCCGCGCCCAGTCACAGGTAACGGCACAGGAGACCGCCCTAAAAGCGATGGCAGCAGACCTACCAACCGATACACCGGGAGGAACATATAGTGAAATTCTCGAGTTAATCAAAGATTTGGGCCCGCCGAACACCAGCCGTCCCGCAAAGCCCAGAGACAGCGGCGACCAGGAATTAGAACTGATATTCGAAGAGCTGGCCAAACTGCGCACAGAATCAAGTGAACGAGCCACAACCAACAAAACCCTAGAGGCGCAACTATCGCGTGCCCACGATCAAGCCGCAGAATCCCAACTCCTCATCCAATCCGTCGAGGCAGAGAACACGCGCCTCACCAAACAAACAGAGGAACTCAAATCTACATTCGATCAAACCCACGATGACCTCAACCGTCTTCGCACGCAATACTCTGAAGCCGTAGAGACGATCGAACGCCTCCAAGAAACCCGGCAAACTCAAACTCGGCCCCAGGCTCAATCACAGCAGCCCAGCCCTCCAGCAACGCCTCATACAAACTCCAACCTGGATGCAACTCACAAGGCCCAAATTGCCAACCTCAAAACCGCTCACTCAACAGCAATCTCCACTCTCCGCTCCGCGCACGCCGACTCAACACGCAAACTGCGCGCTCACCTCGCTGCCTCTGAAAAGCGCGAAGCAGACCTTCGCGCTGAACTAGCCCAAGACCAAACGAGGCCTCAGAGCCAGCACAGCAACGAGGACAAAGAGAACTCGCACAAGGACGAAATCGACTCGCTCCGCACCGAGATCAAACGCCTGCATGGCATCATCGCATCCAAAGACGAAACCGCTGCCGCAATGGACCTGCGCATTGCCAAATCTGTCGAGAAGCGCGAGCGCGAGTGGGAGCGTCGCGTTGAGTTACTACTCAAGGAGCGTGAGAGAATGGGCAAGGCTCTGCTatggagctggggagagaaagagaaccCCCGGGACAAGGATAGTAAGAGCAGGGGTGGCAGCAAACCTACAACATCGGGCGAAAATGATAAAGAGAATGTAGACGAGGACGGAAAACGGAGACAGCCGTATCGGTATAAATACGTGAAGCGGACTTGA
- a CDS encoding putative class III chitinase (CAZy:GH18;~COG:S;~EggNog:ENOG410PKTT;~InterPro:IPR017853,IPR001223;~PFAM:PF00704;~go_process: GO:0005975 - carbohydrate metabolic process [Evidence IEA]), producing MPPIPPPSYPHRIVLYHQTLCPNRGPYVSLLPLLNNHTGITHVVLAAFHLNAPNPNHITLNDDPPGHSMYDTLWAEIPLLQQSGVKVMAMLGGAAKGTFSCLDGDDAQFEEYYVPLLAMIRRHGLDGIDLDVEEPMSMSGIIRLIDRLKADLGQRFLISLAPVAAALLGIGNLSGFDYRELEAQRAGSIAWYNAQFYNGWGPAEDPRMYAAIIAQGWSPTRVVYGLLTNPGNGSQGYVPQEVIGPVLALLVEQFPNFGGVMGWEYFNSMPGQTARPWEWAAQMSLSMGMRTVLQKARDLLIS from the coding sequence ATGCCTCCAATTCCTCCCCCTTCATACCCTCATCGCATCGTACTGTATCACCAGACATTATGCCCGAACAGAGGACCCTACGTTTCTCTGCTTCCCCTCTTGAACAATCACACGGGCATCACGCACGTCGTTCTCGCAGCGTTCCATCTCAACGcccccaaccccaaccatATCACTCTCAATGACGATCCCCCTGGTCACTCCATGTATGACACATTATGGGCCGAGATCCCCTTGTTACAGCAAAGCGGTGTTAAGGTGATGGCCATGTTGGGCGGTGCTGCGAAGGGCACGTTCTCCTGTCTAGACGGTGACGACGCCCAATTCGAGGAATATTACGTGCCTCTTCTGGCTATGATCCGTCGCCATGGCTTAGATGGAATCGATCTGGATGTCGAGGAACCTATGTCAATGTCCGGCATTATACGCCTTATTGACCGGCTTAAGGCTGACCTTGGCCAGAGGTTTCTCATCTCCCTCGCACCAGTAGCGGCAGCTCTGCTAGGGATTGGAAATCTCTCCGGTTTTGATTATCGTGAGTTGGAGGCGCAGCGAGCTGGTAGCATCGCGTGGTATAATGCCCAGTTCTACAACGGCTGGGGACCGGCAGAAGATCCTCGCATGTACGCCGCGATCATAGCGCAGGGTTGGTCTCCGACGAGAGTCGTGTATGGCCTCTTGACAAACCCAGGAAATGGCTCCCAGGGATATGTACCGCAAGAAGTGATAGGGCCTGTGCTAGCTCTGTTGGTGGAACAGTTTCCGAATTTTGGTGGCGTAATGGGCTGGGAGTATTTCAATTCGATGCCTGGGCAAACAGCACGACCTTGGGAATGGGCAGCGCAGATGTCACTGAGCATGGGAATGAGGACAGTGCTGCAAAAAGCGAGGGATCTGCTGATTTCCTGA